Proteins encoded within one genomic window of Phototrophicus methaneseepsis:
- the rplS gene encoding 50S ribosomal protein L19 — MNELLQAVQAKDPGHPQVEPGDTVKVHVRIVEGNRERIQIFQGVVIRSRKGGNEANFTVRRIASHGIGVERTFLLNSPRVEKIEITRRAKVRRAQLYYLRDRRGKAARLKERRR; from the coding sequence GTGAACGAATTACTCCAGGCTGTACAAGCCAAGGACCCGGGTCATCCGCAGGTCGAACCCGGCGATACTGTTAAAGTGCACGTGCGCATTGTTGAAGGCAACCGCGAACGTATCCAGATTTTCCAGGGCGTCGTCATCCGTTCCCGTAAGGGCGGCAACGAAGCCAACTTCACCGTGCGCCGTATTGCCAGCCATGGCATTGGCGTTGAGCGTACTTTCCTGCTCAACAGCCCGCGCGTTGAAAAAATCGAAATTACGCGTCGCGCTAAAGTACGTCGTGCACAACTGTACTACCTGCGTGACCGCCGTGGTAAGGCTGCCCGCCTTAAGGAACGCCGTCGCTAA
- a CDS encoding hybrid sensor histidine kinase/response regulator, giving the protein MDKLLIIDDTRDLLHDVVDTLELEGYDAYGAESGEEGVKLAKLHKPDLIVCDIMMPGMDGFDVLKTLRHDSETSTIPFIFMTAKTGRDDRRMGMNLGADDFITKPFAVDELLESITTQLRKRRDLNHAAEEHVKELRETIVTALPHELRTPLNTIIGFADMLEMEANHLKPDQIIAWAQHIGTAADRLLHLNENYLYYIRLQLALQSEAGIRSFGDQHTLYPHKVIEEYVTRLFSKADRMQDLKVDFQPASCVMIATENLNKVIHELVDNALKFSEVGQPVEIYSAHDDTGYCVVVRDYGRGMTPEEIAQIQLYKQFNRSEYEQQGLGMGLAIVKDIVRLCKGSIHFHSEPDSGLEVNISFKVC; this is encoded by the coding sequence ATGGACAAACTGCTCATTATCGACGATACACGTGACCTTCTGCACGATGTTGTGGATACCCTCGAGCTAGAGGGTTATGATGCCTACGGTGCAGAATCCGGCGAAGAAGGCGTGAAGCTTGCCAAGCTCCATAAGCCGGATCTCATCGTTTGTGACATCATGATGCCTGGTATGGATGGTTTTGATGTTCTGAAGACGCTGCGGCATGATTCCGAAACATCGACGATCCCGTTTATTTTCATGACGGCCAAAACTGGGCGCGATGATCGCCGGATGGGCATGAACCTGGGTGCAGATGATTTTATCACCAAGCCATTTGCTGTTGATGAACTTCTTGAAAGTATCACAACACAGTTGCGTAAACGGCGGGACCTCAACCATGCTGCGGAAGAACACGTCAAGGAATTGCGAGAGACGATTGTAACAGCGCTGCCGCACGAGCTGCGGACCCCACTCAACACCATCATTGGCTTTGCAGACATGCTAGAAATGGAAGCAAACCACCTCAAGCCAGACCAGATTATCGCTTGGGCACAACACATCGGGACCGCTGCGGATCGTCTGCTGCATTTAAATGAAAATTATCTCTACTACATTCGTTTACAGCTTGCCTTACAAAGTGAAGCTGGCATACGTTCATTCGGGGATCAGCATACGTTGTATCCGCATAAAGTCATTGAAGAGTATGTGACGCGGTTATTCAGCAAAGCAGATCGTATGCAAGACCTCAAGGTCGATTTCCAACCAGCAAGTTGTGTGATGATCGCAACAGAAAACCTGAATAAAGTCATTCATGAACTTGTTGATAACGCGCTTAAATTCTCAGAAGTCGGGCAACCTGTTGAAATTTACTCTGCGCATGATGACACGGGTTATTGTGTGGTCGTGCGCGATTATGGGCGGGGTATGACCCCTGAAGAAATTGCCCAGATCCAGCTATATAAGCAGTTCAATCGCTCTGAATATGAGCAGCAGGGCCTGGGGATGGGGTTGGCTATTGTGAAGGATATTGTGCGCCTTTGTAAGGGGTCTATACATTTTCACTCAGAGCCAGACAGCGGCCTTGAAGTCAATATCTCATTCAAGGTTTGCTAA
- the lysW gene encoding lysine biosynthesis protein LysW, translating into MERTVTCIECDGEVSIPADAMENELIVCPECGTELEIVSLDPLQVELAPEVEEDWGE; encoded by the coding sequence ATGGAACGCACAGTAACTTGTATTGAATGCGATGGCGAAGTCAGCATCCCCGCGGATGCCATGGAAAACGAATTGATCGTCTGCCCGGAATGCGGCACCGAACTGGAAATTGTCAGCCTGGACCCGCTTCAAGTCGAGCTGGCGCCAGAAGTTGAAGAAGATTGGGGCGAATAA
- a CDS encoding B3/B4 domain-containing protein, which translates to MPGFQYSQVIARDFPQVVGGVIYATGLSNGPSSTALLAQYHQEQQATLERIGDTPLSERPSLAAWRAAFRQFNVDPTKYRNAAEALLRRLTKKGDIPSINMLVDIGNMVAIRYALPIAMIDIGALQDSITVHYSDGTESFIDLGSDEPVQPEAGEVIFTDAANTVYARRWCWRQSAHSAARSNTQDILITIEAQHEYGRQDVEAALIDIRDLLAQHTTATTQFAILDSQITQTPW; encoded by the coding sequence ATGCCAGGATTCCAATACAGCCAGGTCATTGCGAGGGATTTCCCACAAGTTGTGGGTGGGGTTATCTACGCAACAGGATTAAGCAATGGACCAAGCTCAACGGCCCTACTCGCTCAATATCACCAGGAGCAGCAAGCAACACTTGAGCGCATTGGCGATACGCCGCTTAGCGAACGCCCTAGCCTTGCCGCATGGCGAGCAGCCTTTCGCCAGTTCAATGTGGACCCGACCAAATACCGTAACGCTGCGGAGGCCCTCCTGCGCCGCCTGACCAAGAAAGGCGATATCCCCAGCATCAATATGCTGGTTGATATAGGTAATATGGTCGCTATTCGTTATGCTCTGCCCATCGCCATGATCGATATCGGCGCTCTACAGGACAGCATTACCGTGCACTATAGTGATGGTACAGAATCCTTCATCGACCTGGGCAGTGATGAGCCTGTACAACCTGAAGCCGGAGAAGTCATCTTCACCGATGCCGCAAATACAGTCTATGCTCGGCGCTGGTGCTGGCGGCAGAGTGCCCACAGTGCCGCCCGTTCCAACACACAGGACATCCTCATCACGATAGAAGCCCAACATGAATATGGTCGCCAGGATGTTGAAGCCGCCTTGATAGACATCCGTGATTTACTCGCCCAACACACCACAGCAACGACACAATTTGCCATACTAGACAGCCAAATTACCCAAACCCCATGGTAA
- a CDS encoding undecaprenyl-diphosphate phosphatase: MEEWIKVVILGIVEGLTEFLPVSSTGHLIVVGNFLQLRESLNGVFEIFIQIGAVVAVIVYYWPDLWRQARTITRDSSVQQLWLGIFVAFVPAAVIGLLFDDMIEELLFRPEVVALALIVGGIMFIVIEQWIMPRQVAKRAVAGASSEGTVAGDTAAERTDDLKSVTLRQSLMIGLWQLLALIPGMSRSGMSIIGGMLSGLSREVATQFSFYLALPTLGAATIYTLLRSLDEISGNDLGLLILGAVISGIVAGASIAWLLRYVARNNFIPFGIYRILVGIVILVLVAMNSGVQ; this comes from the coding sequence GTGGAAGAATGGATTAAGGTCGTCATCCTCGGTATTGTCGAAGGCTTAACGGAATTTCTTCCGGTGTCCTCAACGGGGCACTTGATCGTCGTGGGGAATTTCTTGCAACTGCGGGAAAGTCTCAATGGGGTTTTTGAGATTTTCATCCAGATTGGTGCCGTTGTTGCGGTCATCGTTTACTACTGGCCGGATCTATGGCGGCAGGCGCGTACGATTACCCGTGATAGCAGCGTGCAGCAGCTCTGGCTTGGTATCTTTGTCGCTTTCGTCCCGGCAGCGGTCATCGGTTTACTATTTGACGATATGATTGAGGAATTGTTATTCCGCCCAGAAGTTGTCGCCCTGGCGCTGATCGTCGGCGGTATTATGTTCATCGTGATTGAACAGTGGATTATGCCTCGCCAAGTGGCAAAACGGGCCGTGGCGGGTGCTTCCAGTGAGGGGACTGTCGCTGGCGATACGGCTGCTGAACGAACAGACGATTTGAAATCCGTCACCTTGCGCCAGTCTTTGATGATTGGTCTGTGGCAGCTCTTGGCACTCATTCCGGGGATGTCTCGTTCTGGGATGTCGATTATTGGTGGCATGCTCAGCGGTTTAAGCCGAGAAGTCGCCACGCAGTTTTCATTTTATCTGGCTTTGCCAACGCTTGGCGCTGCAACAATCTACACACTTCTGCGCAGCCTGGACGAAATCAGTGGCAATGATCTGGGATTACTCATATTGGGTGCTGTTATTTCCGGTATTGTCGCGGGCGCGTCGATAGCTTGGCTTTTGCGCTATGTGGCACGGAATAACTTTATTCCCTTTGGGATTTACCGAATCCTGGTGGGTATCGTAATCCTTGTACTTGTTGCCATGAATTCTGGCGTACAATAA
- the lysX gene encoding lysine biosynthesis protein LysX, which yields MQIAVLVTHIRAEEKLLINAFAEAGIEPDIILDRDININLTAGAQQQAPSGRPWADYDLVLERCVSTSRGLYLLAILNRWGIHTINTYETAAICADKLQTTLALADANVAQPASRVAFTPETALQAIERVGYPAVLKPTTGSWGRLLARVNDSDSAEAIIEHRQTLGDYNHHTYYVQSYVNKPGRDIRAFVIGGRTICAIYRSSEHWITNTARGGSATNCPITPELDDICQRAATAVGGGILAIDVLEDANGELLINEINHTMEFRNSSMPTGVDIPAEIVRYALAQIEVLA from the coding sequence ATGCAGATCGCAGTCCTCGTTACACACATTCGCGCTGAAGAAAAACTGCTGATCAATGCTTTTGCAGAAGCAGGTATCGAGCCAGATATCATTCTGGACCGCGACATCAATATCAATCTGACGGCGGGCGCTCAGCAGCAAGCCCCCTCAGGCCGCCCCTGGGCAGATTACGATCTGGTCCTGGAGCGCTGCGTGAGCACATCGCGCGGCCTGTACCTGCTGGCAATTCTCAATCGGTGGGGCATTCATACCATCAACACCTATGAGACAGCCGCCATCTGTGCCGACAAATTGCAGACGACCCTCGCGCTGGCAGATGCAAACGTCGCACAACCTGCTTCGCGCGTTGCCTTCACACCAGAAACAGCACTCCAGGCTATTGAGCGCGTCGGCTATCCGGCGGTCCTTAAACCCACAACAGGGTCCTGGGGGCGCTTACTGGCCCGCGTCAACGATAGCGATAGCGCAGAGGCCATCATCGAGCATCGCCAGACACTCGGTGATTACAATCACCATACATACTACGTGCAATCTTATGTCAACAAACCCGGTCGTGACATTCGCGCTTTCGTCATCGGTGGGCGTACGATCTGCGCCATCTATCGCAGCTCCGAGCATTGGATCACCAACACAGCACGAGGCGGCAGCGCCACCAACTGCCCTATCACGCCAGAATTAGATGACATTTGCCAGCGCGCGGCTACAGCCGTCGGCGGCGGTATCCTGGCTATTGATGTGCTAGAAGACGCCAATGGCGAACTGCTCATCAATGAAATCAACCACACCATGGAGTTCCGTAATAGCAGTATGCCGACAGGCGTTGACATCCCGGCGGAAATTGTCCGTTACGCTCTGGCCCAAATCGAGGTGTTGGCATGA
- a CDS encoding LysM peptidoglycan-binding domain-containing protein — protein sequence MTFSKTWQLLVGCLALMVAMVGCYQGTGDSAAPTAVASSIPPTLTPTSTPSPTLTPEAEGSATIGVDAESALFDTITPEASDSVDLVAEPLTTSIAQSDTTDGWQLSATAIVAEITQTHEYSLTQTAIAAGFGEPTLAPLTPTPTGAPVGVTPVPGGSCVHQVVAGDNLFRLSIRYGVTIDQIAAANGISNIQLITVNQRLTIPGCGTTGNVPPPTTSAGLNTQNPGGVVTNPGTGTSTCAGTYVVQQYDTLFQISLQCGVPMQSIANANGIANPSIIIIGDQLVIPSS from the coding sequence ATGACATTCTCAAAAACTTGGCAACTCTTGGTGGGTTGTTTGGCGTTGATGGTAGCGATGGTTGGTTGCTACCAGGGGACAGGCGATTCCGCCGCGCCAACTGCCGTTGCGAGCAGCATTCCACCAACTCTGACGCCAACGTCAACGCCGAGTCCGACGCTTACGCCAGAAGCAGAAGGGTCTGCAACGATTGGTGTCGATGCTGAATCCGCTTTATTTGATACAATCACACCAGAAGCTTCGGATTCAGTGGACCTGGTTGCGGAGCCTCTCACCACGTCGATTGCTCAGTCGGATACAACCGATGGTTGGCAGCTTTCAGCGACTGCCATTGTCGCAGAAATCACCCAGACACATGAATATAGCCTGACCCAGACAGCGATTGCGGCTGGCTTTGGCGAGCCAACGCTCGCACCTCTGACGCCAACGCCGACGGGCGCACCTGTTGGCGTGACCCCTGTTCCCGGTGGTAGCTGTGTGCATCAGGTCGTCGCTGGTGATAACCTGTTCCGGTTGTCTATACGCTATGGCGTGACAATTGATCAGATTGCCGCCGCGAACGGTATCAGCAATATTCAGCTCATCACCGTGAATCAGCGCCTGACGATCCCGGGTTGTGGCACAACAGGTAACGTGCCGCCGCCGACGACCAGCGCTGGTCTCAATACACAGAACCCCGGTGGTGTGGTGACAAACCCGGGTACGGGGACCTCGACTTGTGCCGGGACGTATGTTGTTCAGCAGTACGATACCCTGTTCCAGATTTCTCTCCAGTGTGGGGTGCCGATGCAGAGCATCGCTAATGCAAACGGCATTGCGAATCCCAGCATCATCATCATAGGCGACCAACTGGTCATTCCATCTTCGTAA
- a CDS encoding MFS transporter, with protein MKNYWNLLKNNPQLTKLWLAQVISLLGDWFNTVVLSTLVAEFTEGSGLAVSIFLMSRFLPPLLVSPFAGVLVDRLNRKHLLIWSNILRALIVPLFLLATGPEHLWLIYAVTIAQFTLSAIFEPGQSAIIPALTQPDKLVEANTLTSVTWSVMLALGAALGGGFAFLFGPQAALLADAATFAIASGLIMWIDYDPERGRKIQKALEGQTAPEPEEEDTTFMEGVRYALRTPQMLAALFVKFGQSIGNVDTLITIAATQIFIIGNGGEVSLGLLYSAFGLGSFIGPMLTNTRNDGTVPRMRRLIIIGFAAIVVGWLLWGFSSMFIMVLIAVFIRGLGGSINWTYSVIMIQKTAPDAKLGRMFALDFAGFQVATVVTTLIHGWLIDQVPLEHLNWVIIGTGLVAVLPLLAWIWIVNTLEKREATPSFAIVGD; from the coding sequence ATGAAAAACTACTGGAATTTATTGAAGAATAATCCCCAACTGACCAAATTATGGTTAGCACAAGTTATCAGCCTGTTGGGGGATTGGTTTAATACGGTCGTGCTTTCCACCCTGGTTGCTGAGTTTACAGAAGGCTCCGGGTTGGCAGTGAGTATCTTCCTGATGTCGCGCTTTTTACCGCCCCTGCTGGTCAGTCCATTTGCAGGCGTGCTGGTTGATCGCCTCAATCGAAAACATCTCTTAATCTGGAGCAACATCCTCAGAGCGCTGATTGTTCCCCTGTTCCTATTAGCTACCGGGCCGGAACATCTGTGGCTTATCTACGCTGTTACGATTGCACAGTTCACCCTCTCAGCCATCTTCGAGCCTGGGCAATCAGCCATTATCCCCGCGCTTACCCAGCCGGATAAACTCGTAGAAGCCAATACCCTCACCAGCGTAACATGGTCCGTGATGCTGGCACTCGGTGCCGCGCTCGGTGGTGGGTTTGCTTTCCTATTTGGTCCGCAGGCCGCCCTCCTCGCAGATGCGGCAACATTCGCGATTGCAAGCGGTCTTATTATGTGGATCGATTATGATCCTGAACGTGGGCGAAAAATCCAGAAGGCGCTCGAAGGGCAAACAGCGCCCGAACCTGAAGAGGAAGACACCACATTCATGGAAGGCGTCCGTTATGCGCTTCGTACGCCCCAGATGCTGGCCGCGCTATTCGTCAAATTCGGCCAGAGCATCGGCAATGTCGATACACTCATTACCATTGCCGCAACGCAAATTTTCATCATTGGCAATGGGGGCGAAGTCTCACTCGGCTTACTTTACAGCGCCTTCGGCCTGGGGTCCTTCATTGGCCCGATGCTGACCAATACACGGAATGACGGTACTGTGCCTCGTATGCGCCGCTTGATCATTATTGGTTTTGCAGCGATTGTGGTTGGGTGGCTCCTATGGGGCTTTTCAAGCATGTTTATCATGGTGCTGATCGCTGTCTTCATTCGCGGCCTGGGAGGCTCCATCAACTGGACCTACAGCGTCATCATGATCCAGAAGACAGCCCCGGATGCCAAACTAGGACGCATGTTTGCTCTGGATTTCGCGGGCTTTCAGGTAGCGACCGTCGTCACAACGCTCATTCATGGCTGGCTGATTGATCAGGTTCCGCTTGAGCATCTTAACTGGGTGATCATCGGCACCGGGCTTGTCGCCGTTCTGCCCCTACTGGCCTGGATATGGATTGTCAACACTCTGGAAAAACGTGAAGCAACCCCTTCATTCGCTATAGTTGGAGACTAA
- a CDS encoding NUDIX hydrolase: MDEKILGSTRVYDGKLVKVDKLTVQLPDNATALREVVQHPGAVAIVPIDAENNVLLVRQFRIAANKSLLEIPAGTLEPGEQPDLAAVREMREETGYHPGQIQPIGGIYAAPGYTTEYIHLYYATDLTESPLDQDEDEFIELIRMPYAESLRLIEKGDIEDSKTVAGLLRVAHILGR; the protein is encoded by the coding sequence ATGGACGAAAAAATCCTCGGCAGCACACGTGTATACGATGGCAAACTGGTCAAAGTAGATAAGTTGACCGTACAACTGCCAGATAACGCGACCGCCTTGCGCGAAGTGGTACAGCATCCCGGCGCAGTGGCGATTGTGCCGATTGATGCAGAGAACAATGTGTTACTGGTGCGCCAGTTCCGCATTGCGGCCAACAAAAGCTTGCTGGAAATTCCCGCCGGGACGCTGGAACCGGGCGAACAGCCTGATCTGGCTGCTGTGCGCGAGATGCGCGAAGAAACAGGCTATCATCCGGGGCAGATCCAACCCATTGGGGGGATATACGCTGCGCCAGGTTACACGACAGAATATATACACCTCTATTACGCTACGGATTTAACAGAATCCCCGTTGGATCAGGATGAGGATGAATTCATTGAATTAATCCGTATGCCTTACGCCGAATCACTACGCTTGATTGAAAAAGGGGATATTGAAGATAGCAAGACCGTAGCTGGTTTGCTGCGCGTTGCCCATATTCTGGGGCGCTAA